The proteins below come from a single Candidatus Eisenbacteria bacterium genomic window:
- a CDS encoding PKD domain-containing protein, whose product MGGRPMSARIPVALAFFSLSILAGATNSQAAPSAVDRAHDVTLAQSPSERARSVSGVAPVLTAPAPMTLPGGTTADQVLHATDGDGDPITFSKSFGPAYMTVTTIDPDSGSATGNVHLAPSLADVGPQTGGIAASDGVLTSAQTLSITVTGPDRPPVLAQPQPMSGRAGETIDQELTATDPDGDLLSFVKVSGPAYMSVQTIEAAGSGATGLVRLATTAQDSGSTTATVGASDGQLMDQKSFAITIRANASPVIDYIPTLVLSAGSTLDRSVYASDADGDFITFSKAYGPNFMTVSTVSSSPGYGTGNLHLAPAPPEAGSYAAAVAASDGALEAQSSFTIIVNPPNSAPILSQPSDMTVTLGDVAEQTVTATDPNGDFISISKQSGPGYVTVSGFGSGVATGTIRATPGQGDAGLASVTIRAMDYELADTKSFTINALAGNFPPPCGAGAFIPVTTSFGFGTIEVQTADLNGDAVLDLVVEMPGQSRLLVALGSGDGTFGAPTDLPATNAPVSGVIADFNRDGIPDIATPNFNSNNVSVYLGDGTGGFGARQNFTVGSSPRSIVAADVNRDGKIDLLTSNQGSSNVSILRGVGNGTFLAATSIPAGSSAWNLATPDLNGDGAPDLVVVNPGDQDFSVFLNNGSGVYGSRTDYTAGADPLAVAAADLNEDGKVDVVVTSASSNYASVFLGVGNGALSPRRNFTTHFGPRLIAIVDLNGDGHLDLGISNLDSNDASILLGDGSGAFGPRTDVPAGDGPYGIALGDFDDDLRSDLAIANYFAGSVTVLLNHCAPPQDHPPVVTAPKAASGAEGSEITFSISANDPDGPAISSLTADFSGLPIGNNATFTPEASNTAGVFRWRPGFQDSRPTPYAVTFTAANVRSASATTKITVTDINRAPTANADGPYTAFSGVPLTFDGTGSSDPDGDPLTYAWVFGDGSTGSGATPAHAYASIGLYGVALTVSDGLASSLATTTANIVGVFQARAFTASGNRSIRLSAGKPRWCASLEPIGRSFSIVTVDLASMVMKSHGTGSVEEVHAIVDKGTIFSDADGNGVQEITACFRKEDLRLLFSNLRGTTPVTITFEGRLFTGGIFRAQMDVQVTVGGGKLAALVSPNPLNPEATLTFITTEPGPVRVRLFDLNGRMIRSLLEESDAPAGYHDVRIDGRDEQGGRLASGLYFFRIDSREGVVLGKVSVLK is encoded by the coding sequence AGTCCCTCGGAACGCGCCCGATCCGTGAGCGGTGTCGCGCCGGTCCTGACCGCGCCCGCGCCGATGACTCTCCCGGGAGGCACGACCGCGGACCAGGTCCTCCACGCAACGGACGGCGACGGGGACCCGATTACGTTTTCGAAGTCGTTCGGTCCCGCGTACATGACCGTGACCACGATCGATCCGGACTCCGGCTCCGCCACGGGGAATGTGCACCTCGCACCCTCGCTGGCCGACGTGGGCCCGCAAACCGGCGGGATCGCGGCGAGCGACGGTGTCCTCACCTCTGCCCAGACGCTGAGCATCACCGTGACCGGCCCCGACAGACCGCCGGTCCTGGCGCAGCCTCAGCCGATGAGCGGGCGGGCGGGCGAGACCATCGATCAGGAGCTGACGGCGACCGATCCCGACGGGGATCTTCTATCCTTTGTCAAGGTATCCGGCCCTGCCTACATGTCGGTGCAGACGATCGAAGCCGCGGGGAGCGGGGCGACGGGTCTCGTTCGTCTGGCTACGACGGCCCAGGATAGCGGATCGACCACGGCCACCGTCGGGGCGAGCGACGGGCAGCTGATGGATCAGAAGTCCTTCGCGATTACGATCCGGGCGAACGCCTCTCCCGTGATCGACTACATCCCCACGCTCGTGCTAAGCGCGGGGTCGACGCTCGACCGTTCGGTATATGCGAGCGACGCCGACGGGGACTTCATCACGTTTTCGAAGGCCTACGGCCCGAACTTCATGACCGTCTCCACGGTGAGCTCGTCGCCGGGCTACGGAACCGGGAACCTCCACCTGGCCCCGGCGCCCCCGGAGGCGGGGAGCTATGCCGCCGCGGTCGCCGCAAGCGACGGAGCGCTCGAGGCGCAGAGCTCGTTTACGATCATCGTCAACCCTCCGAACAGCGCGCCGATCTTGAGCCAGCCGTCCGACATGACGGTCACGCTCGGCGATGTGGCGGAGCAGACGGTCACCGCGACCGACCCCAACGGCGACTTCATAAGCATCTCGAAGCAGTCGGGGCCGGGGTACGTGACCGTCTCGGGCTTCGGCTCCGGGGTGGCGACGGGGACCATTCGAGCTACCCCTGGGCAGGGCGACGCGGGGTTGGCCTCCGTCACGATCCGGGCGATGGACTACGAGCTGGCCGACACGAAATCGTTCACGATCAATGCCCTCGCCGGGAACTTTCCACCTCCCTGCGGCGCGGGGGCTTTCATCCCCGTCACGACCAGCTTCGGGTTTGGCACGATCGAGGTCCAGACGGCGGATCTGAACGGGGATGCCGTGCTGGACCTGGTCGTCGAGATGCCGGGACAAAGCCGCCTCTTGGTGGCGCTGGGGTCGGGGGACGGCACATTTGGAGCCCCCACCGATCTGCCGGCGACGAACGCCCCTGTTTCCGGCGTCATCGCGGATTTCAACCGGGACGGGATTCCGGACATCGCAACCCCGAATTTCAATTCGAATAACGTTTCGGTCTATCTCGGGGACGGCACGGGAGGGTTCGGGGCGAGGCAGAATTTCACAGTGGGCTCCTCACCACGATCCATCGTCGCGGCGGACGTGAACCGTGACGGCAAAATCGATCTCCTGACGTCGAACCAAGGATCCAGCAACGTCTCCATCCTGCGCGGGGTGGGGAACGGAACCTTCCTCGCGGCGACCTCGATTCCAGCCGGGTCGTCCGCGTGGAATCTCGCGACCCCCGATCTGAACGGCGACGGAGCGCCCGACCTGGTGGTGGTCAACCCGGGGGACCAGGACTTTTCGGTCTTTCTCAACAATGGTTCGGGAGTCTACGGATCGAGGACCGACTACACCGCAGGCGCCGATCCGCTGGCCGTGGCTGCGGCGGATCTGAACGAAGATGGCAAGGTCGACGTCGTGGTGACGAGCGCCAGCTCGAACTATGCCTCCGTGTTCCTCGGGGTCGGTAACGGCGCGCTGAGCCCGAGGCGAAATTTCACGACCCACTTCGGACCCCGGCTGATCGCCATCGTGGACTTGAACGGCGACGGCCACCTCGATCTGGGAATCTCGAATCTGGATTCCAACGACGCGTCGATCCTTCTGGGAGACGGTTCCGGGGCGTTCGGCCCCCGCACGGATGTGCCGGCGGGGGACGGGCCTTATGGGATCGCCTTGGGAGACTTCGACGACGATCTTCGGAGCGATCTGGCGATCGCGAATTACTTCGCCGGCAGTGTGACCGTCCTCCTGAATCATTGCGCCCCGCCGCAGGATCATCCCCCTGTTGTGACGGCGCCCAAAGCGGCCTCCGGCGCGGAAGGGTCAGAGATCACGTTCAGCATCAGCGCGAACGACCCGGATGGCCCTGCCATCTCCAGCTTGACGGCCGATTTCTCCGGGTTGCCGATCGGAAACAACGCCACCTTCACGCCGGAGGCGTCCAACACGGCGGGCGTGTTCCGTTGGAGGCCCGGCTTCCAGGATTCGCGCCCGACACCCTACGCGGTGACCTTCACGGCGGCAAACGTACGGTCCGCCTCGGCGACGACGAAGATCACGGTCACCGATATCAACAGAGCCCCGACCGCCAACGCGGACGGGCCCTACACGGCCTTCTCGGGAGTCCCGCTCACGTTCGACGGGACGGGCTCGTCCGATCCGGACGGCGACCCCCTGACATACGCATGGGTGTTCGGCGATGGCTCGACGGGAAGCGGGGCTACGCCCGCCCACGCCTACGCGTCGATCGGCCTCTACGGAGTGGCGCTGACCGTTTCCGATGGGTTGGCATCGTCTCTCGCCACAACCACCGCCAACATCGTCGGCGTGTTCCAGGCGCGGGCGTTCACCGCGAGTGGGAACCGCAGCATCCGGTTGAGCGCAGGCAAGCCGCGGTGGTGCGCGAGCCTCGAGCCCATCGGAAGGTCGTTCAGCATCGTGACCGTGGACCTCGCGTCCATGGTGATGAAGTCTCACGGTACGGGTTCCGTCGAAGAGGTCCACGCGATCGTGGACAAGGGCACGATCTTCAGCGACGCCGACGGAAACGGGGTCCAAGAGATCACGGCCTGCTTCCGGAAGGAGGATCTGCGCCTTCTCTTCAGCAACCTCCGCGGGACCACTCCGGTCACTATCACCTTCGAGGGTCGCCTCTTCACCGGCGGGATCTTCCGCGCGCAAATGGATGTCCAGGTCACCGTCGGGGGCGGGAAGCTCGCCGCCCTGGTGTCCCCGAATCCGCTCAATCCCGAGGCGACGCTCACCTTCATCACGACCGAGCCGGGTCCCGTGCGGGTCCGTCTCTTCGATTTGAACGGTCGCATGATCCGATCCCTGCTCGAGGAGTCGGACGCTCCGGCGGGCTACCATGACGTGCGGATTGACGGGCGTGACGAACAGGGCGGGCGGCTGGCTTCCGGGCTCTACTTCTTCCGGATCGACTCGCGGGAAGGAGTGGTCCTCGGAAAGGTCTCGGTGCTCAAATGA
- a CDS encoding PKD domain-containing protein has protein sequence MKRVSACAAALLVLAVSMAPTGIASNARSTPNGRTPQRAPRIIDNATRMDANNLDMVVTNHGSFAFDLTTGAAGLVYPKGSTNTVLFAAGPWIGARVGGNVRVAVGEYSQEFVPGPMRNGTFLPDQPSFRNFKIFRGNTTSFDYLNWPVQDGAPVDGAGRPALLGDVMTWCVYNDADSAVHSNNAGMTQPLGIEVQQSTFAFDRAGPLGNTIFVKLKFTNRGSDRLDDTYLTLWSDPDLGGFADDLVGCDTLRGLGYCYNATNADQQYGSSPPAVGFDLLRGPIVQHSPGVFDTLGMTGFNKFINGTDPMTATESYNYMQGLNPDGSPIHVNDDPFAPITTFQVSGDPVAGSGWLDTNPADRRIMISSGPFTMAPGDSQEVVLAIIVGQGTDRLASITQLKFFDDFVQSAFDAGLLRSGPEIHAPAATTVDEGQGLEFQVTASDPAGAAVALSASDLPVGATFLDTGNGIGVFRWTPGFDQAGVYSVGFTATDSIGSSAATTVITVRNVNRKPVARAGGPYSGFVGVPVRLDGGASSDPDGDLLAFSWFFGDGETGSGPAPEHAYGQKGVYGVALTVSDGALDDIATTSATIAEIFSARAFTSGGNHSIRLTAGKPQWCVQIEPIGRSYENSMVDPADIIMKSSGTGSVDRIHALSGKTVIGSDRDGNGIEEITACFSKEDLRLLFGNLRGRTSVPVELEGGVLTGGRFRAALDVGIVAAGGALAASVSPNPLNPSATLSFVTPEAGPVRVSLFDISGRRVRTLLEVSDAYAGFHSVGIDGRDQGGRELRSGIYFYRIETRAAVTAGRLAVLR, from the coding sequence ATGAAACGCGTTTCCGCGTGCGCGGCGGCCCTTCTCGTGCTCGCTGTCTCCATGGCTCCCACAGGGATCGCGTCCAACGCGCGCTCCACGCCGAACGGCCGAACGCCCCAGCGCGCGCCGCGGATCATCGACAATGCGACCCGAATGGACGCGAACAATCTGGACATGGTCGTCACCAATCACGGGTCGTTCGCGTTCGACCTGACGACCGGGGCCGCGGGTTTGGTCTATCCGAAAGGCTCCACGAACACCGTCCTCTTCGCGGCGGGGCCCTGGATCGGGGCCAGGGTGGGAGGCAACGTCCGCGTCGCGGTGGGGGAATATTCCCAGGAGTTCGTGCCGGGGCCCATGCGGAATGGCACCTTCCTCCCCGACCAGCCCAGCTTTCGGAACTTCAAGATCTTCCGCGGAAACACGACGAGCTTCGACTATCTGAACTGGCCCGTGCAGGACGGCGCCCCGGTGGACGGCGCCGGGAGGCCGGCGCTTCTCGGGGACGTGATGACCTGGTGCGTCTACAACGACGCGGACTCCGCGGTCCATTCGAACAACGCGGGCATGACTCAGCCTTTGGGGATCGAGGTCCAGCAGTCCACGTTCGCGTTCGATCGAGCCGGACCTCTGGGGAACACGATCTTCGTGAAGCTCAAGTTCACGAACCGGGGGTCGGACCGGCTCGACGACACGTACCTGACCCTTTGGAGCGACCCGGATCTGGGCGGGTTCGCGGACGACCTGGTCGGCTGCGACACGCTCCGGGGCCTGGGCTATTGCTATAACGCGACCAACGCCGACCAGCAGTACGGGTCGTCCCCGCCCGCCGTAGGGTTCGATCTCCTCCGCGGCCCGATCGTTCAGCATTCCCCGGGAGTCTTCGATACGCTCGGAATGACCGGGTTCAACAAGTTCATCAACGGGACCGATCCGATGACGGCGACCGAAAGCTACAACTACATGCAGGGCCTGAACCCGGACGGCTCGCCCATCCACGTGAACGATGATCCATTCGCTCCGATCACCACATTCCAGGTGAGCGGGGATCCCGTCGCGGGCTCGGGCTGGCTGGACACGAACCCGGCCGACCGCCGGATCATGATCTCCTCGGGCCCCTTCACCATGGCTCCCGGGGACTCGCAGGAAGTCGTGCTCGCGATCATCGTTGGCCAGGGAACCGACCGCTTGGCATCCATCACGCAGCTCAAGTTCTTCGACGACTTCGTGCAGTCCGCCTTCGATGCGGGCCTCCTGCGTTCGGGGCCTGAGATCCACGCCCCTGCCGCGACGACGGTGGACGAAGGGCAGGGGCTCGAGTTCCAAGTCACGGCGAGCGACCCCGCCGGGGCGGCCGTTGCCCTCAGCGCGTCGGACCTTCCTGTCGGCGCCACATTCCTCGACACCGGGAACGGCATCGGAGTGTTTCGATGGACCCCGGGCTTCGACCAAGCCGGGGTGTACTCGGTCGGCTTCACGGCGACCGACTCGATTGGATCCTCCGCCGCCACGACCGTGATCACGGTCCGGAACGTCAACCGAAAACCCGTCGCCCGCGCGGGCGGCCCCTACTCGGGCTTCGTAGGCGTGCCGGTCCGCCTGGACGGCGGAGCCTCCTCGGACCCGGACGGAGATCTCCTCGCCTTTTCGTGGTTCTTCGGGGACGGCGAGACCGGATCGGGTCCAGCTCCGGAGCATGCCTACGGGCAGAAGGGTGTCTACGGGGTTGCGCTGACCGTATCGGATGGAGCCCTGGACGACATCGCCACGACCTCCGCCACGATCGCCGAGATCTTCTCCGCCCGGGCCTTCACGTCCGGCGGGAATCACTCGATCCGCCTCACGGCAGGAAAGCCGCAATGGTGCGTCCAGATCGAGCCCATCGGTCGCTCCTACGAGAACTCCATGGTCGACCCAGCCGACATCATCATGAAGTCGTCCGGAACGGGCTCGGTGGACCGGATCCACGCGCTCTCCGGCAAGACTGTGATCGGATCGGATCGGGACGGAAACGGAATCGAGGAGATCACCGCCTGCTTTTCGAAGGAAGACCTGCGGCTCCTCTTCGGCAACCTTAGAGGTAGAACCAGCGTCCCGGTCGAGCTCGAGGGGGGCGTTCTCACCGGAGGTCGCTTTCGCGCGGCGCTCGACGTCGGTATCGTCGCGGCGGGAGGAGCGCTGGCCGCGTCGGTTTCGCCGAACCCGCTGAATCCCTCAGCGACTTTGAGCTTCGTCACGCCCGAGGCCGGGCCGGTGCGCGTCTCCCTCTTCGACATCTCGGGGCGTCGCGTGCGCACGCTGCTCGAGGTGTCCGACGCTTACGCCGGATTTCACAGCGTGGGCATCGACGGACGAGACCAGGGGGGCCGGGAGTTGCGGTCGGGAATCTATTTCTACCGCATCGAGACGCGGGCGGCCGTCACGGCCGGGCGGCTGGCGGTGCTTCGTTAG
- a CDS encoding Zn-dependent oligopeptidase codes for MRGGFVSVRIIAGRTPVLPCLALTALLLCPAASHGARSPAAASAVTPPFFSGRPDTAGFRASAEAGLKQAQNAIDRMLAVQGPRTVENTLTLYNEAMAHGENVAYQAHLLEAVHPDSAYRASAEEVSQTANKFLDDLSLNRPVYDALSSVDVSKSDPRTQYFMMRTLRDFRRAGVDKDEATRKQIAGIYEELVKVGQDFDRNIRTDSRKIQVASAAELEGLPDDFIKAHPPGPDGKITLSIETPDYIPVVRYARRDDLRRNLMHEAMNRGYPANIAVLDSLLAKRYRVARILGYDTWADYITEDKMIGTAKNAADFIARLNDTTFKRAQEEYAVYLKRRQEDDPAATQVNRWEVSYYGRLIRKRDFDFDPQEVRPYFPFESVKQGVLRATSRMFGVTYKRIQNAPVWDASVEAYEVWEGPKLLGRFYFDLHPRPGKFNHAAKFGIRQGARGLQLPEHALICNFPGGKPGDPGLMEHSEVQTFFHEFGHLLHSIFGGQGRWEPVAGTATERDFVEAPSQMLEEWVWDPKVLRTFAKHYKTGQPIPVELVQKMRRADAFGRALSTATQAFYSAVSLNIYNRPPDQVVTDRTVADLEPRYTPVPPMPDSHMQTSFGHLDGYSALYYTYMWSLVISKDMFSMFDKRDLLSPVMAKRYRYTVLAPGGTRPAKDMVHDFLGRDYDFRQFDAWLAGKD; via the coding sequence ATGAGAGGAGGGTTCGTGTCCGTCAGGATCATCGCCGGGCGCACGCCCGTTCTCCCCTGTCTCGCTCTTACCGCTCTGCTCTTGTGCCCGGCGGCCTCGCACGGCGCGAGGAGCCCAGCTGCGGCGAGCGCCGTCACGCCCCCCTTCTTCTCGGGGAGACCGGACACGGCCGGGTTCCGGGCGTCGGCCGAGGCCGGGCTCAAGCAGGCGCAGAACGCGATCGATCGGATGCTGGCGGTCCAGGGTCCCCGCACCGTGGAGAACACGCTCACGCTCTACAACGAGGCGATGGCGCACGGCGAGAACGTCGCCTACCAAGCCCATCTTCTGGAAGCGGTGCATCCCGACTCCGCGTACCGTGCCTCCGCGGAGGAGGTTTCTCAGACCGCGAACAAGTTTCTGGACGACCTGAGCCTGAACCGCCCCGTCTACGACGCGCTCTCGAGCGTGGATGTCTCGAAGTCGGACCCCCGCACCCAGTACTTCATGATGCGCACGCTGCGCGATTTCCGCCGCGCCGGCGTCGACAAGGACGAGGCGACGCGGAAACAGATCGCCGGCATCTACGAAGAGCTGGTGAAGGTGGGACAGGATTTCGACCGGAACATCCGCACCGACTCGCGGAAGATCCAGGTGGCGAGCGCCGCCGAGCTGGAAGGGCTTCCCGACGATTTCATCAAGGCCCACCCGCCGGGCCCGGACGGGAAGATCACGCTCAGCATCGAAACTCCCGATTACATCCCGGTGGTCCGCTACGCCAGGCGGGACGACCTGAGGCGGAATCTCATGCACGAGGCGATGAACCGGGGCTACCCCGCGAACATCGCCGTGCTCGATTCCCTGCTCGCGAAGCGCTATCGGGTCGCGCGGATCCTGGGCTACGACACGTGGGCGGACTACATCACCGAGGACAAGATGATCGGCACGGCGAAGAATGCGGCCGACTTCATCGCGCGGCTCAACGACACGACGTTCAAACGGGCCCAAGAGGAATACGCGGTCTATCTCAAGCGGAGGCAGGAGGACGACCCGGCCGCCACGCAGGTCAACCGGTGGGAAGTCTCCTACTACGGCCGGCTCATCCGGAAACGCGATTTCGATTTCGACCCCCAGGAAGTCCGCCCCTACTTCCCCTTCGAGAGCGTCAAGCAGGGCGTCCTCAGGGCCACGTCCAGGATGTTCGGCGTCACCTACAAGCGCATCCAGAACGCTCCGGTGTGGGATGCCTCGGTGGAAGCGTACGAGGTGTGGGAGGGTCCCAAGCTTCTCGGCCGTTTTTACTTCGACCTTCACCCACGGCCCGGGAAATTCAACCACGCCGCGAAATTCGGAATCCGGCAAGGCGCCCGGGGGCTCCAGCTCCCCGAGCACGCGCTGATCTGCAACTTCCCGGGTGGAAAGCCCGGCGACCCGGGGCTCATGGAGCACTCGGAGGTGCAAACCTTCTTCCATGAGTTCGGGCACCTGCTGCACAGCATTTTCGGGGGCCAGGGCCGCTGGGAGCCGGTGGCGGGTACAGCCACCGAGCGCGACTTCGTGGAAGCCCCCTCGCAGATGCTCGAGGAGTGGGTGTGGGACCCCAAGGTGCTACGGACGTTTGCGAAGCACTACAAGACCGGCCAGCCGATCCCCGTGGAGCTTGTCCAGAAGATGCGGCGCGCGGACGCCTTCGGGCGCGCGCTCTCGACCGCGACCCAGGCGTTCTACTCCGCCGTCTCTCTCAATATTTATAACCGGCCCCCGGACCAGGTGGTCACGGACCGCACCGTGGCCGATCTCGAGCCCCGCTACACGCCGGTTCCGCCGATGCCCGACTCCCACATGCAGACCTCGTTCGGGCACCTCGACGGCTACTCGGCGCTCTACTACACCTATATGTGGTCGCTCGTGATCTCGAAGGACATGTTCAGCATGTTCGACAAGCGGGATCTCTTGAGCCCCGTCATGGCGAAGCGCTACCGCTACACCGTCCTCGCGCCCGGCGGAACGAGGCCCGCGAAGGACATGGTGCATGACTTCCTGGGGCGGGATTACGATTTCCGCCAGTTCGACGCGTGGCTCGCGGGGAAGGATTAG
- a CDS encoding GNAT family N-acetyltransferase, giving the protein MDISRPTLGVRLMSGSMTTTIRAMAFGDAEQVAALAGELGYPSTRSQIEARFRGIEGNDDSRVLVAADSDGRVWGWVHVFGHHLIESEGQAEVGGLIVDSRARGAGIGTSLMAAAEAWARERGYTRLTLRSNTIRTEAHRFYQDLGYAIVKSQHKFQKPLR; this is encoded by the coding sequence GTGGATATCTCGCGCCCGACCCTCGGCGTCCGCCTCATGAGCGGCAGCATGACGACGACGATCCGCGCGATGGCATTCGGAGATGCCGAGCAGGTGGCCGCATTGGCCGGCGAGCTTGGCTATCCCTCCACCCGGTCCCAGATCGAGGCGCGATTCCGCGGCATCGAGGGGAATGACGATTCGCGGGTGCTCGTGGCGGCCGACTCCGACGGCCGCGTGTGGGGCTGGGTGCATGTCTTCGGGCATCATCTGATCGAGTCCGAAGGGCAGGCCGAAGTGGGCGGATTGATCGTGGATTCACGCGCCCGCGGCGCGGGGATCGGAACGTCGCTCATGGCGGCCGCGGAAGCCTGGGCCCGCGAGCGGGGATACACGCGCCTGACCCTCCGGTCGAACACGATTCGCACCGAGGCGCACCGCTTCTATCAGGATCTCGGGTACGCCATCGTGAAATCGCAGCACAAATTCCAGAAGCCGCTCCGATGA